A portion of the Blautia hansenii DSM 20583 genome contains these proteins:
- a CDS encoding sugar ABC transporter substrate-binding protein, with product MKKDKKMFIFIEAVLGTMVLFLAFLMLREKNVDKSYQISVIVENADDTQWSAFKYGLKMAAEDKGAEMVMVSTGASLSQEEEKKLIEEEIKNGADGVIVQPVSGEDTQQMLKKVGNKAEIMLVDDILSGIEKFPVIQPDAYAIGKTLVEELLKDYGGNLEGKTLGILNGKEGLKSSAEKEKGFIEALQGTGAEIVWSDTQITENMPDVDFVIALDDNSLRAAGEMAAANNLHGAIVYGIGNSTQSVYYLDMGIAECLVIPDTFNVGYQSLTELVNKLEKAFYEYENQEISYTVMRKENMFSKENQEVIFTMSQ from the coding sequence ATGAAGAAGGATAAGAAAATGTTTATCTTCATAGAGGCTGTGTTGGGCACGATGGTGCTTTTTCTGGCATTTCTTATGTTGCGGGAGAAAAACGTAGATAAAAGTTATCAGATATCGGTAATCGTAGAAAATGCAGATGATACGCAGTGGTCTGCTTTTAAATATGGATTGAAGATGGCGGCAGAAGACAAGGGTGCTGAAATGGTTATGGTAAGTACAGGTGCATCTCTTAGTCAGGAAGAAGAAAAGAAGTTAATAGAAGAAGAAATTAAAAATGGTGCAGATGGAGTGATCGTACAGCCTGTATCGGGAGAAGACACACAGCAGATGTTAAAAAAAGTCGGCAATAAGGCAGAAATTATGCTGGTTGACGATATCTTGTCAGGAATAGAAAAATTTCCTGTAATACAGCCAGATGCCTATGCAATAGGGAAGACGCTGGTAGAGGAACTTTTGAAAGATTATGGCGGAAATCTGGAAGGAAAAACACTGGGAATTTTAAACGGAAAAGAAGGTTTGAAAAGCAGTGCAGAAAAAGAGAAGGGATTTATAGAAGCTTTGCAGGGGACAGGAGCTGAAATTGTCTGGTCAGATACCCAAATAACAGAGAATATGCCGGATGTAGACTTTGTAATTGCGCTGGATGACAACAGTCTTAGAGCAGCGGGAGAAATGGCGGCAGCGAATAATCTTCATGGTGCCATTGTTTATGGAATTGGAAATTCTACCCAGTCTGTTTATTATCTGGATATGGGAATAGCAGAATGTCTGGTAATTCCGGATACATTCAACGTAGGCTATCAAAGCTTGACAGAGCTGGTGAACAAGCTTGAGAAAGCATTTTATGAATATGAAAATCAAGAGATTTCTTATACGGTTATGAGAAAGGAAAATATGTTTTCAAAAGAAAATCAGGAAGTCATTTTTACTATGAGTCAGTAA
- a CDS encoding polysaccharide deacetylase family protein: MDYDERFRSGDEFDDEEYERRRQARMMRRRQERLRQIRRRKLMRIVVMAGALVLAIFLVAKGVTALTSGFGKKKPTEISKEVKAETKKGEIPAAKQPVLSASDIQKLSGDMTIFGWQTDETGKWYRNADGTFFEAGWKEIDGAKYYFDENGYVKTGWLELDGKDYYFDEEGRYDSSKVRPMVALTYDDGPGKYTDKLLDCLEENNAKATFFMLGENAEKYPDVIKRLYDSGMELGNHTYDHQMLPSLSSEQVTEEIGKTNSIIENAAGVPADSLRPPGGSFNESVQELAGMPIIKWSLDTKDWKTKSADTTYQKVIDNVQDGSVVLMHDIHEWSIEASLRLIPELVEKGYKLVTVQELAAAKGIELKDGEVYYYFGEGTQEVE, encoded by the coding sequence ATGGATTACGATGAAAGATTTCGGTCTGGGGATGAGTTTGATGACGAAGAATATGAGCGACGCCGTCAAGCACGTATGATGCGCCGAAGACAGGAACGTCTGAGGCAGATAAGACGCAGAAAACTTATGCGGATTGTTGTCATGGCAGGAGCGTTGGTGCTTGCAATCTTTCTGGTTGCAAAAGGGGTTACGGCATTGACTTCAGGCTTTGGCAAGAAAAAGCCGACGGAAATCAGCAAAGAGGTAAAGGCTGAAACGAAAAAGGGAGAAATTCCGGCAGCAAAACAGCCGGTCCTGAGCGCTTCGGATATTCAGAAGCTCTCAGGAGATATGACTATCTTTGGCTGGCAGACAGATGAAACGGGAAAATGGTATCGAAATGCGGACGGCACCTTCTTTGAAGCGGGTTGGAAGGAAATTGACGGAGCAAAATACTATTTTGATGAAAATGGCTATGTAAAAACCGGTTGGTTGGAGCTTGACGGAAAAGACTACTATTTTGACGAAGAAGGGCGTTATGATAGCAGTAAGGTTCGTCCAATGGTAGCGTTGACTTATGACGATGGACCGGGAAAATATACAGATAAGCTTTTAGACTGTCTGGAAGAAAATAATGCAAAGGCAACCTTTTTCATGTTAGGTGAAAATGCGGAAAAATATCCTGATGTTATAAAAAGACTGTACGACAGTGGCATGGAATTGGGAAATCATACATACGACCATCAGATGCTTCCAAGCTTGTCATCTGAGCAAGTTACAGAGGAAATCGGTAAGACCAATAGTATTATTGAAAATGCGGCAGGTGTTCCGGCAGACAGTTTAAGACCTCCTGGTGGAAGCTTTAATGAAAGCGTACAGGAATTGGCTGGTATGCCGATTATAAAATGGAGCTTAGATACAAAAGACTGGAAGACAAAAAGTGCAGATACGACATATCAGAAAGTTATAGATAATGTTCAGGATGGTTCTGTTGTTTTAATGCACGATATTCATGAATGGTCGATAGAAGCTTCCCTGCGTTTAATTCCTGAATTGGTAGAGAAGGGCTACAAATTAGTGACTGTACAGGAGCTGGCAGCAGCAAAAGGAATTGAATTAAAAGACGGCGAAGTATATTATTACTTTGGCGAAGGAACACAAGAAGTAGAATAA
- a CDS encoding sensor histidine kinase, which translates to MKPKEIQTTIMLAFSIVSISIMLILGVILYLRFSNSAREETINGTQKLMEQTGESMEAYLMSMRQISDTVYYNVIKENDFENSKQEIQSGMNLLYEANKENLRSIALYNDYGSLITAEPVVAQKEDPDVTGQEWYLKATEEMENMHFSTPHIQNLFNDTAKSYYWVISLSRVVELTNQGIPQSGVLLVDMDFSSISRMMKQINEVNNGQYYYLCDSNGEIIYHPRQIQISDGIYDENNIQAAVYKDGVYNESFKGENRKVVVNTISYTGWKLVGVIPYSTFNHGMVNIRYFVAMLILLMTMMLVVINRVVSLRISSPILKLNHSVREYEAGEKPEIYIGGSQEIRHLGYSIQKSYEQIDDLMKKIVLEQNERRKSELDALQSQIHPHFLYNTLESITWMIEGEKNDEAVFMISQLARLFRISLSKGRTVISIKDELQHAQSYMNIQKVRYKNSFSVTFDVDEKLYSYCTVKLILQPLLENAINYGVSGMEDSGKIIVTGRMQEDKIILAVCDNGLGMPEEEAVLVLTDSNRVHKHGSGVGLVNVNSRIQIVFGKEYGLLVESEPDEGTRVSICIPAVPYTEENCKILEKGHIIKSTGEKE; encoded by the coding sequence ATGAAACCAAAAGAAATTCAGACCACAATTATGCTGGCTTTTTCCATTGTTTCTATTTCTATCATGCTGATTTTGGGAGTTATTCTGTATTTGCGGTTTTCCAATTCCGCAAGAGAGGAAACCATAAACGGTACGCAAAAGCTGATGGAGCAAACGGGGGAAAGCATGGAGGCATATTTGATGAGTATGCGTCAGATTTCCGACACAGTTTATTATAATGTAATTAAAGAAAATGATTTTGAAAACAGCAAACAGGAAATTCAAAGCGGCATGAACCTTTTGTATGAGGCAAATAAAGAAAACTTAAGAAGTATTGCGCTGTATAATGATTATGGAAGTCTGATTACAGCGGAACCGGTAGTTGCACAGAAGGAAGATCCGGATGTAACCGGTCAGGAATGGTATTTAAAAGCCACAGAAGAAATGGAAAATATGCACTTTTCCACGCCTCATATTCAAAATCTGTTTAACGATACAGCCAAAAGTTATTATTGGGTCATTTCTCTAAGTAGAGTTGTAGAGCTGACAAATCAGGGGATTCCCCAGTCTGGCGTATTGTTGGTAGACATGGATTTTTCCAGTATTTCCAGAATGATGAAACAGATCAATGAGGTAAACAACGGGCAATATTATTATTTATGTGACAGCAATGGAGAGATTATCTATCATCCCAGACAGATACAGATTAGTGATGGTATTTATGATGAGAATAATATACAGGCGGCAGTCTATAAGGATGGGGTTTACAATGAGTCTTTTAAGGGAGAAAACAGGAAAGTTGTGGTAAATACTATCAGCTATACAGGGTGGAAGCTGGTAGGCGTTATTCCTTATTCTACGTTTAATCACGGTATGGTAAATATCCGTTACTTTGTGGCAATGTTAATCTTACTGATGACTATGATGCTGGTAGTCATTAACCGTGTGGTTTCCCTTAGAATTTCCAGCCCAATTTTGAAGCTGAACCATTCTGTACGGGAGTACGAAGCAGGAGAAAAACCGGAAATTTATATTGGAGGCTCGCAGGAAATCCGCCATTTGGGGTATTCTATTCAGAAATCTTATGAGCAGATTGATGATTTAATGAAGAAAATCGTATTAGAGCAAAATGAGAGAAGAAAAAGCGAATTGGATGCTCTGCAAAGCCAAATTCATCCACATTTTCTGTACAATACACTGGAGTCTATTACATGGATGATTGAAGGGGAGAAAAATGATGAGGCTGTTTTTATGATTTCCCAGCTTGCAAGGCTGTTTCGTATCAGTCTTTCCAAGGGGCGCACAGTCATAAGCATCAAAGATGAATTACAGCATGCTCAAAGTTATATGAATATCCAGAAAGTACGATATAAAAATTCCTTTTCTGTTACTTTTGATGTAGATGAGAAACTCTATTCCTATTGTACGGTAAAGCTGATTTTGCAACCGTTGCTGGAAAATGCCATAAATTATGGCGTCAGTGGTATGGAAGATAGTGGAAAAATTATAGTGACAGGAAGGATGCAGGAGGACAAGATTATTTTGGCTGTTTGTGATAACGGATTGGGTATGCCGGAGGAAGAAGCTGTACTTGTATTGACAGACAGTAATCGTGTTCATAAGCATGGTTCCGGTGTAGGATTAGTCAATGTCAACAGTCGTATTCAGATTGTTTTCGGAAAGGAATACGGACTTTTGGTAGAGAGTGAACCAGATGAGGGAACGAGAGTTTCTATCTGTATTCCGGCAGTGCCTTATACTGAGGAAAATTGCAAGATATTGGAAAAAGGTCATATTATCAAGAGTACAGGGGAAAAAGAATGA
- a CDS encoding response regulator → MDTYTVLLVDDEEDVIQVIMKKINWEGLGFSVIGYANNGVKALEMVEEFQPDVVMTDINMPYMDGMELAGHIKADYPGTKLLLFTGFDEFEYAKEAVHLEVEEYILKPVNSIELTNVFTQLKIKLDQEISEKRNAEILKKYYLESLPLLQANFYTTLIEGHIHEEELEKYLSDYQISLSGPFFCCLVIHTSSSQVPKDINPLLLSASVEKQAKEYLGEKWRAKCFSYLGKTVLLAQLEKENEISELTDECDRFCRYVHRIIGANVTVGIGQVCNHILDLSKSYSSARDAISYRVLYGTSRAINIQEVAPSEKNNPGSSHETELSHLFKMIRLKEEPEIIEAVHAYLHSISFKEKSLQQHHLDVMELLSEFCRFAANNDIVLDELSKDMGELYGKISDMEQDMLEQWIVNISVALHEKLLSERNTSRKSFVEKAKDYVHNNYVNEELSLDSICEALGVSNSYFSTVFKKETGKSFIGYLTDYRMDRASRLLLETNEKSYIIGKKVGYTDPNYFSYVFKRRFGVSPSKYRTEYKESEK, encoded by the coding sequence ATGGATACATATACAGTGCTTTTAGTAGATGATGAAGAAGATGTAATACAGGTAATCATGAAGAAAATCAACTGGGAAGGTCTTGGCTTTTCTGTTATCGGATATGCCAATAACGGTGTGAAAGCGCTGGAAATGGTAGAAGAATTTCAGCCGGATGTGGTGATGACAGATATCAATATGCCATATATGGACGGAATGGAGCTGGCAGGGCATATCAAAGCAGATTATCCGGGTACAAAGCTTCTACTTTTTACAGGTTTTGACGAATTTGAATATGCCAAAGAAGCCGTACATCTGGAAGTAGAGGAATATATTTTAAAACCGGTAAATTCCATTGAGCTTACCAATGTATTTACCCAGTTAAAGATAAAGCTGGATCAGGAAATCAGTGAAAAGCGAAATGCGGAAATCTTAAAGAAATATTATCTGGAGTCACTGCCACTTTTACAGGCAAATTTCTATACCACGCTGATTGAAGGTCATATTCATGAAGAGGAGCTTGAGAAATATCTTTCAGATTATCAGATTTCTCTTTCCGGTCCTTTTTTCTGCTGTCTGGTTATTCACACGTCATCTTCTCAAGTGCCAAAGGATATTAATCCATTGCTTTTATCAGCTTCTGTGGAGAAGCAGGCAAAGGAATATCTGGGAGAAAAATGGAGAGCAAAGTGCTTTTCTTATCTGGGAAAGACGGTTTTGCTTGCTCAACTGGAAAAAGAAAATGAAATCTCAGAGCTGACAGATGAATGCGACCGTTTCTGCCGCTATGTACACCGAATAATCGGAGCAAATGTGACTGTTGGTATCGGACAGGTATGCAATCATATTTTGGATTTATCCAAGTCTTACAGCAGCGCCAGAGATGCCATTTCTTATCGTGTCCTTTATGGGACTTCAAGAGCAATTAACATTCAGGAGGTTGCACCCAGCGAGAAGAATAATCCGGGTTCCAGTCATGAGACAGAGCTGTCCCATTTATTTAAGATGATACGTCTGAAGGAAGAACCGGAAATTATAGAGGCTGTCCATGCTTATCTTCACAGCATTTCCTTTAAAGAAAAGTCTTTGCAGCAGCATCATTTGGATGTCATGGAGCTTCTCAGCGAGTTCTGTCGTTTTGCCGCCAATAATGATATTGTGCTGGATGAGCTTTCCAAAGATATGGGAGAACTGTATGGGAAAATATCAGACATGGAGCAGGATATGCTGGAGCAATGGATTGTAAATATTAGTGTTGCGCTACATGAAAAACTCCTCAGTGAGCGAAATACTTCCAGAAAATCCTTTGTAGAGAAAGCCAAGGATTATGTGCATAATAATTATGTAAATGAAGAACTTTCTCTGGATAGTATATGTGAGGCGTTGGGGGTATCCAATTCTTATTTCTCTACCGTATTTAAAAAGGAAACAGGAAAATCTTTTATCGGTTATCTTACAGATTACCGCATGGATAGAGCTTCCAGACTTTTACTGGAAACCAATGAAAAAAGTTATATTATCGGGAAAAAGGTAGGGTATACAGATCCAAACTATTTTAGCTACGTGTTTAAACGAAGGTTTGGAGTATCTCCTTCTAAGTACAGAACGGAGTACAAGGAAAGTGAAAAATAA
- a CDS encoding galactose ABC transporter substrate-binding protein has product MRKRKLAGIGVLLGVTALLFGGCNEKEAPQKLRVGVTYYDQNDTYLNELIGLFKESLKEIESDKLEVSVTIRDAAGVQKNQNDQVEELIDEGCNILCVNLVDRADPSEIIDLARESEVPIIFFNREPVAEDLRQWEKLYYVGADAKQSGKLQGELAVEMIEENPQIDKNKDGKIQYVVLEGEMGHQDAIIRTENAVNTLKENGIEVEKLSCKIANWNRAQAQNRMEQIIGEYQNKIELVLGNNDDMALGAVDAYKKLNYTSAALPAFMGIDGTEAGLQGVENQELWGTVYNDKEGQAKAMAELAAALFTREGMEDIHFQNEKYVYLPYYKVTAENVSKFTQGNLVSE; this is encoded by the coding sequence ATGAGAAAAAGAAAATTGGCGGGGATAGGAGTTCTGCTTGGTGTGACAGCTCTGCTTTTTGGCGGTTGTAATGAGAAAGAAGCACCCCAAAAGCTTCGTGTAGGCGTGACCTATTATGACCAAAATGATACTTATTTGAATGAATTGATTGGGCTTTTTAAAGAAAGCTTAAAGGAGATAGAAAGCGATAAGCTGGAAGTGTCTGTAACCATACGGGATGCGGCAGGAGTACAGAAAAACCAGAACGATCAGGTCGAGGAGCTGATTGACGAGGGCTGTAACATTTTATGCGTAAATCTGGTAGACAGGGCAGACCCTTCTGAGATTATTGATTTGGCAAGAGAAAGTGAAGTGCCTATTATCTTTTTTAATCGAGAACCAGTGGCAGAGGATTTGCGTCAATGGGAGAAGCTTTATTATGTAGGGGCAGATGCAAAGCAGTCAGGTAAATTGCAGGGAGAGCTGGCTGTGGAGATGATAGAGGAAAATCCCCAAATTGATAAAAATAAAGACGGGAAAATTCAGTATGTGGTTCTGGAAGGAGAAATGGGACATCAGGATGCCATTATTCGGACAGAAAATGCCGTGAATACCTTAAAGGAAAACGGGATTGAAGTAGAAAAGCTCAGTTGTAAAATCGCAAACTGGAACAGAGCGCAGGCGCAGAACAGAATGGAGCAGATTATCGGGGAATATCAGAATAAGATTGAACTTGTATTGGGGAATAACGATGATATGGCGCTGGGAGCTGTGGACGCTTACAAAAAGTTAAATTATACCTCCGCAGCCCTGCCGGCTTTTATGGGAATTGACGGAACAGAGGCAGGCTTACAGGGCGTAGAAAATCAGGAATTATGGGGAACGGTATATAACGATAAAGAAGGACAGGCAAAGGCTATGGCAGAGCTGGCGGCAGCGTTATTTACAAGGGAAGGCATGGAAGATATTCACTTTCAAAATGAAAAATATGTGTACTTGCCCTATTACAAAGTAACGGCAGAAAATGTAAGCAAATTTACACAGGGAAATCTTGTGTCAGAATAA
- a CDS encoding galactose/methyl galactoside ABC transporter permease MglC, with product MANENSNILTAEQEMKLRQPIEDYVGKIQKKIDELRVDGTDKIVEIQNVMDSIKRDRTLTKGEKEDRLAKCKTELDKAKAVEAKNKDEVSKLIADAENYLKEHFDKDYYQAVKASCAAEKAAAKARHQQKVAELEKEHKAAVAKLSDHQEIKDENYVYKNRLFDAKMTMEKEFQAAKDRRHAAYSYKFHLIDLLRMSKFTFMETRVQKWENYKYTFNRRNFLLQNGLYIAILLIFIALCIITPIVKGSPLLTYNNVLNILQQASPRMFLALGVAALILLAGTDLSIGRMVGMGMTAATIIMHQGINTGGVFGHIFDFTGMPVIARVILALVVCIVLCTFFTTIAGFFTAKFKMHPFISTMANMLVIFGIVTYATKGVSFGAIEATIPNMVIPKVNGFPTIILWAVAAIAIVWFIWNKTTFGKNLYAVGGNPEAASVSGISVFGVTVGAFVMAGVLYGFGSWLECIRMVGSGSAAYGQGWEMDAIAACVVGGVSFTGGIGKISGVVVGVFIFTALTYSLTILGIDTNLQFVFSGIIILVAVTLDCLKYVQKK from the coding sequence AATCCAGAATGTTATGGACAGCATTAAGAGAGACCGTACTCTTACAAAAGGTGAAAAAGAAGACAGACTTGCAAAATGCAAAACAGAGCTGGACAAAGCAAAAGCAGTAGAAGCAAAGAATAAAGACGAAGTTTCCAAACTGATTGCCGATGCAGAAAATTATTTAAAAGAGCATTTTGATAAAGATTACTATCAGGCTGTAAAAGCAAGCTGTGCAGCAGAAAAAGCAGCTGCAAAAGCACGTCATCAGCAAAAAGTAGCAGAGCTGGAAAAAGAACACAAGGCTGCTGTGGCAAAGCTTTCTGACCATCAGGAAATCAAAGATGAAAATTATGTTTATAAAAACAGACTCTTTGATGCCAAGATGACAATGGAAAAAGAATTTCAGGCAGCAAAAGACAGAAGACATGCAGCATATTCTTATAAGTTCCACTTAATTGACTTACTGCGTATGTCCAAGTTTACTTTCATGGAAACAAGAGTACAGAAATGGGAAAACTACAAATATACATTTAACCGCAGAAACTTCCTTTTGCAGAACGGTTTGTATATTGCAATTCTGTTAATCTTCATTGCTCTGTGTATTATTACACCGATTGTAAAAGGCTCACCGCTTTTAACTTACAATAACGTATTGAATATCCTTCAGCAGGCATCTCCTCGTATGTTCCTTGCATTAGGTGTAGCAGCGTTAATCCTTTTAGCAGGTACAGACCTTTCCATCGGACGTATGGTTGGTATGGGTATGACAGCAGCAACAATTATTATGCACCAAGGTATCAATACAGGTGGTGTATTTGGTCATATTTTCGACTTCACAGGCATGCCTGTTATTGCAAGAGTTATTTTAGCATTGGTAGTCTGTATTGTTTTATGTACCTTCTTTACAACAATCGCAGGCTTCTTTACAGCGAAATTTAAAATGCATCCATTCATTTCAACAATGGCAAACATGCTGGTAATCTTCGGTATTGTTACTTACGCAACAAAAGGTGTATCTTTTGGTGCGATTGAAGCTACAATTCCAAACATGGTTATTCCAAAAGTAAATGGTTTCCCAACAATTATTCTGTGGGCTGTTGCAGCTATCGCTATTGTATGGTTTATTTGGAATAAAACAACTTTCGGTAAAAATCTGTATGCAGTAGGTGGAAATCCTGAAGCAGCATCTGTATCCGGTATTTCCGTATTCGGTGTAACCGTAGGCGCTTTCGTTATGGCAGGTGTTCTTTACGGATTTGGTTCTTGGCTGGAATGTATCAGAATGGTTGGTTCCGGTTCCGCAGCTTATGGACAGGGATGGGAAATGGATGCCATTGCAGCCTGTGTAGTAGGTGGTGTTTCCTTTACAGGTGGTATCGGTAAAATCTCCGGCGTAGTTGTTGGTGTATTTATCTTTACAGCGCTTACATATTCTCTGACAATCCTTGGTATTGATACAAACTTGCAGTTCGTATTCTCAGGTATCATTATCCTTGTAGCAGTTACACTTGACTGTCTGAAATATGTTCAGAAGAAATAG